In Crassostrea angulata isolate pt1a10 chromosome 6, ASM2561291v2, whole genome shotgun sequence, a genomic segment contains:
- the LOC128187440 gene encoding uncharacterized protein LOC128187440, producing MESQSYCGNGSVTNMKRVATIDDQEIQSLDEKRAKETRNVEMKRRIKDIPALGERRLLALERHIKRKRRRRPYVKKTRNFNKTEQQLSETLAAPHGKMPDDHGAFDLKDKGIQVCGGEGIKGCSQNEIEGTRMEVSVKYGVKPNWLQTPNELSESFEISSTKMDAEEYKQQTVHFDKLIEYVLDKVKSDIVNKVEDEFESLIEVKQLNVEGECQIEKDEKTCIEVKGEELNENVTQVKKVNTSNSEDAGHVNEEDLKKEKETFKDEKYFCAHLERAENNENKIVDIGGVKAEQTFNTLSARIKESKPEDPELEASKTSQLIKHEKENDFDLVVDDLEDYKDDEEDYDDDGFMPRKLFFFNISQFKVMFM from the exons ATGGAGTCACAGTCATATTGTGGAAATGGTTCAGTCACCAATATG AAAAGGGTTGCAACCATAGACGATCAGGAGATTCAAAGTTTAGACGAAAAGAGAGCTAAGGAAACCAGAAATGTAGAAATGAAACGTCGGATTAAGGATATACCTGCACTGGGAGAAAGGAGACTTCTAGCTCTAGAAAGGCATATCAAGCGAAAACGGAGGAGACGCCCGTATGTTAAAAAGACCAGGAATTTTAACAAAACGGAGCAGCAGCTTAGCGAAACCTTGGCGGCTCCCCATGGAAAAATGCCAGACGACCATGGGGCGTTTGATTTAAAGGATAAGGGGATACAAGTATGCGGAGGGGAAGGGATAAAAGGTTGTAGTCAGAATGAAATCGAAGGTACTAGGATGGAAGTTTCCGTGAAATATGGGGTGAAGCCAAATTGGTTGCAAACGCCAAATGAACTGAGTGAGAGTTTTGAGATTTCATCAACAAAGATGGATGCCGAAGAATATAAGCAACAGACAGTGCATTTTGATAAGTTGATTGAATACGTGCTCGACAAAGTCAAATCAGATATAGTTAATAAAGTTGAAGATGAATTCGAAAGCTTGATCGAAGTGAAACAGTTGAATGTTGAAGGggaatgtcaaattgaaaaggATGAAAAGACCTGCATAGAGGTGAAAGGAGAGGAACTAAATGAAAATGTCACTCAAGTGAAAAAAGTAAACACCTCAAATTCTGAAGACGCTGGGCATGTAAATGAGGAAGACTTGAAGAAAGAAAAGGAAACATTTAAAGATGAAAAGTATTTTTGTGCACATCTGGAGAGGGCAGAGAACAACGAAAACAAAATCGTTGATATCGG TGGTGTAAAAGCCGAACAGACTTTCAACACATTAAGTGCTAGAATAAAGGAATCGAAACCAGAAGACCCTGAATTGGAGGCCAGCAAAACCAGTCAGCTGATAAAACATGAGAAAGAAAACGATTTCGAT CTCGTCGTCGATGACCTTGAGGATTACAAGGATGATGAAGAGgattatgatgatgatggtTTCATGccgagaaaattatttttctttaatatttctcaatttaaggtaatgtttatgtaa
- the LOC128188591 gene encoding uncharacterized protein LOC128188591, whose translation MLERVKDPPTMLVFGLFEGDRVSLDVPIGSTVGEVKKMFQTKLNIYIDEMNRKDTKVLVLHYSGSDLEESWCFTDLGIPAGATIKVLLKEEILPALYIYTTYNQETIDIVDKHLNVLSMAVEDLRTTAGNRSGLPVSIFRLVTEDGREMYDGHVLYDYGIDSGATIRLENWDGWNEFINLCIMGFTPQVLAQISTDEVIGRFQQKVALFIAAHYGCADLARVLIKQGVRADEPIGVHPHKLWCTSQAHIETKKAPIHEATEQGQLNVLRLIVNHDITSVMARDGNDLCALNIALRRSKKPCASFLLTRQWTKVPIGKLGSVTVQTLRTIRLWCEGAKDRAYSKFGPAKSSLKKMKFSGGPLVSHGEPVVDGFTKSPMTGKPRADTKDKDKKKALETFYEVYGLKKEDPEVYFRNMGALENFKSLKLRRNTKWGNVFDKSELTASFTKGLMGHPEHSESESSEKEVKAVPRVPKASALKQETMTTENTIDSSGTMGKFLRGGTQTTNQDSVNDNVVPLPSLKSTNTAKSGNAADEDIKQRKNAAKPAFSSKGLRKLKSDLHEHEETIEEEDPISRLPTEDRLKQVTKLPPIVISRNRKVSENAADDSDKESSSDHKERTKDSKQRFFQTPKMHTSLPNLNSLEKTKTSMDESPPSPTETNKTFKSDKKNRKRRRITSAALISQAKAAEGAVPLPMISHENQTRPFFYHNGRREEDVVNPVMDLVTKHQGSTSRDRAIKSLTIANSFKEKPWLTQVRMALSLTSQSIKRPLKGTNLRRKIIKQAQFD comes from the coding sequence ATGTTAGAAAGAGTCAAAGATCCGCCAACAATGTTAGTTTTCGGATTATTCGAAGGGGACCGGGTGTCCCTGGACGTCCCCATCGGGTCGACCGTTGGGGAGGTCAAAAAGATGTTTCAGACTAAACTTAATATTTATATAGACGAAATGAACCGCAAGGATACAAAAGTGCTTGTGCTCCACTACAGTGGCTCCGACTTGGAGGAGAGTTGGTGCTTCACAGATTTGGGAATTCCTGCAGGGGCCACCATAAAAGTGCTTCTTAAGGAGGAAATCCTACCCGCTCTGTATATATACACGACCTACAACCAAGAAACGATCGACATCGTGGACAAACACCTCAACGTGCTCTCCATGGCCGTAGAGGACCTGCGCACGACAGCAGGAAACAGATCGGGTCTACCGGTGTCCATTTTTCGCCTCGTTACAGAGGACGGAAGAGAAATGTACGACGGTCACGTGCTCTATGATTATGGAATTGATAGTGGCGCCACCATTCGATTAGAGAATTGGGATGGATGGAACGAGTTTATCAATTTGTGCATTATGGGATTTACCCCGCAAGTTTTGGCTCAAATTTCTACCGATGAAGTGATCGGTCGATTTCAACAGAAAGTCGCGCTGTTTATCGCAGCTCACTATGGTTGTGCTGATTTGGCTCGGGTGCTGATCAAGCAGGGAGTTCGTGCTGATGAGCCTATTGGGGTACATCCTCACAAGCTTTGGTGTACAAGCCAAGCCCACATTGAGACCAAAAAGGCCCCGATTCACGAAGCGACAGAGCAGGGTCAGCTAAACGTTCTCCGTTTGATTGTCAACCACGACATTACCTCTGTGATGGCAAGAGATGGCAATGACTTGTGTGCACTTAACATTGCACTCCGAAGGAGCAAGAAACCATGCGCATCTTTCCTCTTGACCAGACAGTGGACAAAGGTTCCGATAGGAAAACTAGGATCCGTTACTGTGCAGACTCTACGAACCATACGTTTATGGTGCGAAGGCGCAAAAGATAGAGCTTACTCAAAATTTGGTCCCGCGAAATCATCGCTGAAGAAAATGAAGTTTTCCGGGGGTCCGCTTGTGAGTCATGGGGAACCTGTTGTCGACGGCTTTACAAAGAGTCCCATGACAGGAAAACCCCGAGCAGATACAAAGGATAAAGACAAAAAGAAAGCCCTGGAAACGTTCTATGAAGTATACGGACTAAAGAAAGAGGACCCGGAAGTCTACTTCAGAAATATGGGAGCTTTGGAAAATTTCAAGAGTCTAAAGCTCAGGAGGAATACTAAATGGGGGAACGTGTTTGATAAATCAGAATTGACTGCATCTTTTACTAAAGGATTAATGGGTCATCCAGAACACAGTGAAAGCGAATCATCGGAAAAAGAAGTTAAAGCTGTACCACGTGTTCCGAAAGCTTCAGCACTGAAACAGGAAACGATGACAACAGAAAATACAATTGACTCATCGGGAACCATGGGGAAATTCTTAAGGGGAGGAACTCAGACCACAAACCAAGACTCTGTCAATGACAATGTGGTACCTCTTCcatctttgaaatcaacaaataCGGCGAAATCTGGAAACGCTGCAGATGAAGATATCAAACAGAGGAAAAACGCCGCAAAGCCCGCTTTCTCTAGTAAAGGATTGCGGAAGCTTAAGTCGGATCTGCATGAACACGAAGAGACAATAGAAGAAGAGGATCCCATATCAAGGCTTCCAACTGAAGATCGTTTGAAACAGGTGACAAAATTACCACCAATAGTTATATCCCGCAATAGGAAGGTGAGCGAAAACGCCGCGGACGACTCCGATAAAGAATCGTCTAGTGATCACAAAGAAAGGACTAAAGACTCGAAACAGAGGTTTTTCCAAACCCCCAAAATGCACACGTCTTTACCGAATTTAAATTCCTTGGAGAAAACGAAAACATCGATGGATGAGTCTCCTCCCTCGCCAACAGAAAcgaataaaacttttaaaagcgACAAGAAGAACCGGAAGCGCAGGCGCATCACATCCGCTGCACTGATCTCGCAAGCCAAGGCAGCCGAGGGGGCGGTGCCTCTACCCATGATAAGTCATGAGAACCAGACGAGGCCTTTCTTCTACCACAACGGAAGACGGGAGGAGGATGTAGTTAACCCAGTTATGGACCTGGTCACTAAACATCAGGGGTCCACATCTAGAGACCGGGCCATTAAATCACTGACTATCGCCAACAGCTTTAAAGAAAAGCCCTGGTTAACCCAGGTGCGAATGGCTCTGTCCCTCACTTCCCAGTCAATCAAGCGACCACTGAAAGGAACGAATCTTCGAAGAAAGATTATTAAGCAAGCACAGTTTGATTAA